The Acidobacteriaceae bacterium nucleotide sequence TCTGCCATGATCGCGCTGTAGTCGTCATGCTCCGCGCGAAAGCGCTCAACGATCTCCTTCAACCCGATGCCGCTGGTAACCGCGAACATGCCAATCGAGTCCTTCAGGCCCGTCTCACGCGGCGCAATGAAGTCCGACAACGCACGGCACACATCACCCTCGCGCGCTGTCTGCTGACGCAGGAAGAAGAGCTTCGTTCCATCCGCCAGCACTACATCATCGCCCTCAGCATTGGCCTCGAACAAGCCATACACACCGCGCGCCTGCACCCACTTCTCGCGCACCATGAGATCGAGCATCGCCTGCCCGTCCGCGAACAACTTCGTCGCCTCCGAGCCCTGCTTCTCATCACTCAAAATGCGCGGATACAAACCACGCAAGCCCCACGCGTGGAAGAACGGCGACCAGTCCACATACGGCACCAACTCTTCCAGCGGAAAGCCTTCCAACACGCGCACGCCCGTAAACGAGGGCTTCGCCAGATCTTCTTCACGCCACTCAATCGGGGTGCGAAGCTTGCGCGCCTTCTCAATCGGCAGCAGCTTCTGTTGCGGTGCGGAGTGCTGCTGACGCACGGCCTCATACTCGGCCGCATGCTGCAGTTTGAACGCCTCCGAGCTCTCTTCGCTCAGCAACGAAGTCGTCACCGGCACCGCACGCGAAGCATCGGTGACGTGCACGACAGGCTGCGAGTAATGCGGCGCAATCTTGATCGCCGTATGCGCACGACTCGTTGTCGCGCCACCGATCAACAGCGGCACCTTGAAGCCCTGGCGCTCCATCTCACGCGCAACATGCACCATCTCATCAAGCGATGGCGTAATCAGGCCGCTGAGGCCGATGATGTCTGCGCGAACTTCCTTCGCACGCTCGAGGATCTTCTCCGCAGGCACCATGACGCCCATGTCGATGACCTCGTAGTTATTGCAGGCCAGCACCACGCCGACGATGTTCTTGCCGATATCGTGGACGTCGCCCTTGACGGTCGCGAGCACGATCTTGCCCTGCGCCTTCACCTCGATACCCGCAGCAGCCAGCGCAGCCTTTTCCTCCTCCATAAACGGAGTGAGATACGCGACGGCTTTCTTCATCACGCGTGCCGACTTTACGACTTGCGGAAGGAACATTTTGCCTGCGCCGAAGAGGTCGCCGACGACGCTCATGCCTGCCATCAACGGGCCTTCGATCACCAGCAGGGGGCGCCCCAGCTTGGCGCGAGCCTCTTCGGTGTCTTCGTCGATATAGGTGTCAATGCCCTTCACCAGCGCGTGCGACAAGCGGGCTTCCACCGTGCCCGAGCGCCACTCCTCGACCTTCTTCTCTTCGGCCGCGCTTGTCCCGGCGCCAGCAGCCTTCAACGCTTCACCAAAGTCGACAAGGCGTTCGGTCGCATCGTCGCGACGGTTCAATAGAACATCTTCCACTAGAACTTTCAGTTCCGGTTCGATCTCCTCGTAGACCTCGAGCATTCCGGCGTTGACGATGCCCATGTCCATGCCTGCGGAGATCGCGTGATAGAGGAACGCCGAGTGCATCGCCTCGCGGACCTTGTTATTGCCGCGGAAGCTGAACGAGATGTTGGATACGCCACCCGACACCTTGGCGTGCGGCAGGTTCTGTTTGATCCATCGTGTCGCGTTGATGAAGTCGAGCGCGTAGTTGTTGTGCTCCTCCATGCCCGTCGCGACGGTCAGGATGTTTGGGTCGAAGATGATGTCTTCCGGGGGGAAGCCGATCTCATCGACGAGCAAGCGATACGCGCGTTCGCAGATGCGGATCTTGTCCTCATACGTCGCCGCCTGGCCATCCTCATCGAAAGCCATCACGACAACTGCGGCGCCGTACTTCAGCACCGTGCGGGCGTTTGCGCGGAACTTATCCTCGCCTTCCTTCAGCGAGATGGAGTTGACGATTCCCTTGCCCTGCAGGCACTTCAGGCCTGCCTCGATGACCTCCCACTTGGAGGAGTCCACCATGAAGGGAACCTTTGCCACTTCGGGCTCGCTGGCGAGCAGAAGAAGAAAGCGCGACATCGCGGCGACGCCGTCGATCATGCCTTCGTCCATGCAGATGTCGATGACGTTCGCGCCGTTCTCCACCTGCTGACGCGCAACGCTTACCGCGTCTTCGTACTTCCCTTCTTTGATCAGCTTGGCGAACTTGGGTGATCCCGCTACGTTCGTGCGCTCGCCGATCATCAGGTACACGCCGGGCTGCTGCGTAAATGGCTGCGAGCCCGACAGCCGCAAGGGCTTTGTTTCCACTACACTCACGCCGTCACCAACTCTCGTCCATAAACACGCGGGGCGACACCCTTCACCGCGTTCGCAATCGCTGCGATGTGCTCGGGCGTGTTGCCGCAGCAACCGCCTGCAATATTGATCAACCCATCCTGCGCAAAACCACCAAGAAAGCGGCCCATGTCCTCCGGACCAAGGTCAAAGCCGGTCTCCGACAAAGGGTTCGGCAGACCGGCATTCGGGTAAGCCGATACAGCCGAGGTCTTCGCTTTTGCCGAAAGCTCCGTCAAGAACGGGAACATAAGATCCGGCCCAAGCGAGCAGTTCAACCCGACGCTCAAAGGATTTACATGCGCCACCGCGTTCCAGAAAGCTTCCGTCGTCTGCGCCGAGATCAACGTCTCGCCACCACGGCCGACAGCAGCAGAAATCTGCACCGGCAGTTCGAGGCCGTCTTCATCGAAGACCTCGCGAATCGCGACGAGCGCGGCCTTGGCGTTCAAGCTGTCGAAGATCGTCTCCACGAGCAGCGTGTCGACACCGCCTGCGATGAGTGCACGGGTCTGCTCCTTGTAGGCGACGAGCACCTGATCGAAGCTCACCACGCGGAAGCCCGGGTCATCGGCGTCGGGCGAGTTCGATAGCGAGACGGTCAATGGGCCAATCGCGCCCGCGACAAAGCGCTGTATGCCGGTGTCGTTGCCGACGCGGTCGGCCCACTCGCGGCATTGGCGCGCACTGGTTTCGTTGATCTCCCACGCCAAATCGCGAAGCATAGGGTTTTCGAGCACCTCTTGATAGAACGCAGGGTCCTTGCGTCCGCCACGCTCTCGCGGGTCTTCGACGAAGAACTCGCTCTGCGAAATGCTCGTTGCGCCGAAGGTATTGGTCTCGATGATGTCCGCGCCGGCTTCCAGAAAGCGGCGATGAATGTCACCGATCATCTTCGGCTGCGTCAGCGAGAACATATCCCCGTTATTCAGCAGATCCTTCTCCGTATTCGCCCAGCGCTCTCCACGAATGTCCTTCTCGGTCATGCCATAGGTGCGAATCGTCGTCCCCATCGCACCATCGATGATCGCGATGCGCTCTTCCATCAACTTTGCCAGCGCGTGCTTTTCAGCCATCGTTCTAATCCTTCCAAGCAAAAGGCGAGCCCTGAAGGCTCGCCACTCGCGGGGTGTTTCCACTCCATGAACCCTGGGCCCGAAGCCCTGGACCCTGATTCGTTACGCCAGCACTTCGGCCTGTTCCTGATTCGACTTCGGAAGCCCCACCGGAATCTGCACCAGCAGGTCTTCCTTACGCATGACCATGGTGGTCGCGTTCAGGCTGGCCAGCTCAAAGCCGTGTCCGTGCGTGATCGCATCGGTCGGGCAGGCTTCCACACAGTAGCCGCAGAAGATGCAGCGGTTGTAATCAATGTTGTAGACCTTCGCATAGCGCTCGGCCGACGAGATGCGCTGCTCAGCCGTGTTGTCCGCAGCCTCGATATAAATGCAGTTCGACGGACAGGCAGCCGCGCAGAGGAAGCAGGCTACGCACTTTTCGAGCCCGTTCTCATCGCGCTGCAACTGATGCTTGCCACGAAAACGCTCCTGAAGCACTGCACCGCGCAGCGGTCCCTTGCCGTCCGGGTAGTTCTCTACCTCAGTCGGCTTGAAGGCTTCGCCCAACGTAATGGACATGCCCTTGGCAATAGCACCGATATTGCGAACGATCGACATGGCAACAGTATACGTCTTCTGCCTTTTGATTTGTCATCCTCACGCAATGCAGACTGGCTGGCCTACCCGCGATGAGCCCCTGACATCCAAGGAAGCAAAGGCCTATCGGCACAATCTACCGACACAACCAAGGAAAGGCGTACCCTGTACCCCATGAAACTCAAGCTTGCCACGCCAGCCCTTCTCGCAGCACTCCTCATCGCCGCTCCTCTCGTCGCCCAGGAGCATCACGACGAGACAGCGCCGATGCCCATGCACAAGCCCGTTCCGGCCTCCCACAGCCTGAACATCACCTTTCAGGGCCGCGTGACCAACCTGACGGTCGAAGATCTGCTGGCGCTGCCGCAACACACCCTGCACGTCCACAATGCTCATCGCAACACGGACGAGGATTACTCCGGCCCGCTGCTGATCGACGTGCTGGCCAAGGCGGGGTTGACCGTCAATGCCGAGACCGAACCGCTGATCAAGCACTCTGCACTGATCGCAACCGGCACCGACCAGTACTACGTGGTCTATGCAGCGATGGAGGCAGTTCCGTCGTTTTCCAAGGGACAGGTCATCGTAGCGGTCATGAAGTCCGGCCTGCCCGATACCGAAGGCGGCCTCATCCAGCTCATTAACGATAGTGACAAAAAGCCCGCGCGCTGGGTGCATGGACTGGCAAATATCAACCTGATGACCGTTGCTCAGAGTAAGTAGGGCCAGGGCTTAGGGTGCAGGGCTTAAGGTTTAGAAAAACAACATAGCTACAGAAGAAGGGCCGCAAGTTTGGATGCTCGCGGCCCTTCTCTATTCGGTAACTCTGACAGCCCGTTACTTCACCAATGCAGCTTTCATGACGCCGAACTCGCCCAGCCAGTTCGACAACCCTTCGATGAGGCCATGGCCTTCAACCGGGAGCGTTGTGGCCTGCATCATCGGACCGCTGCCGGTCGGGTTCGCGGCCTCTGCCTGCTCGCGAAGCTGACGCGCCAACGCCAGGTCAAAGCCCTCGCTCACCCATACCGAGTTGCCCGTGTGGACCAGCAGAACATCGCCTTCGCGTGTGGAGAAGACTCGCTCGTTCTCGTCCTTCTCGTCCGCCTGGCGGCGCTGCAGACCGTTGTACTGACGCGACATCTGCTGCTCAAAGACCTGGAAAAAGCTTGCGGCAGAGTCCGCGTTCTTCCAGCGCGAGAGGTACATCAGGCCGATCGACTTCGTCGTTCCCTTATCAGCTTCGCTGGCGTCCTTCTTCTGAGCGGCCAGGTAGATGCCACCAGCCCAGTTCGGTGCCAGCGCTTCCGCCAACGGACGGCCACCGAAGAGCTCCGTCGTCATGCGCACGTCCAACTCCCCCATTACGCCGACGTCGTAAGGCAGCCAACCGGCTTTGGTCAGCTCAGGATGAACGTCCGGCAGACGTAGCACCGGCATCGGCGCGTTCGCCAGATAGACGTCCGGGTGCAGGATCTGCGCGCTCGCCGACGGTGGAGCGTCCAAGACTCCGGCAAATGCTTTTTCCGTGCCACCAGATGCCAGGACCTTCGCCTCAAACACCAGGCCTTCGCGATACGGAAACAACAGCGCCTGCTGCAGTACGAGCGGAGCGCGTCCCAGCACGGGCGAGTCAGAGGAATCTCCTGCGCCGTTGGCCAGCATGTCGCCCATCTGCGGCACGTCGCGCAGCGTCTTGCCCCTGTAACCGTGAGTGTCCAGATAGTAGTCGGCGAAGGTCACCATCGCCTGCCCTTCGAGCACGGCCTCACGAGCGGTTCCGGCCTCGTCCGTCGCGATGTGCTCGTTATCTTCCTTCACGTTCTTCGCAACGCCTTCGGGTTCGGGGTCCTGCCACTTGCGCAGGTTCATGCGCTGGTCCTGCAGGGCATGCGTCAGTTCGTGCGCCATGACGGGCTTCTGCTGGTCGATCGGAACCCAGTCCAGCAGCGTCATCTGTTTGTTCTTGTTGTCGTAGTACCCGGCGATCTGTTCGGTGAGCAGACTCAGCAGGAACGGCCGCAGCTTGAAGTCGCGGTCGAGCATTCCGAACTTCTTCAGCACAAGTTCGCTGCGCTCCATGCGCTTGTTGCCCTTGTCTTCGTCGAACTTCGTCCGTAACTCTTTGGCCACGGCATCGCGCGGCACAAAGGCCACCTTTACGGGCTTGTGAATGGCAAGTCCGGTATCTTTGCTGACGAAGTGGAAGATGTCCTCTTCGCTCGAGAGGATGTCGCGCTTCTGCTCTTCGGTCAACTTGCCGTCCACCGCGATGGTCGTCTGCCCGCTTTCGAGCACAGGAGGCGTCGTCTGGCCCTTCGGAGCGCCCGCAGCCGGGGTGTTCGAATTCGGCGTTTTTGGAGTTTCGACCGCCTGAGCCTGTACCTGCAGCGTGCCAACCAACAGTCCTAATCCCACCAAACCAACGCCGAAACGACTATCCAATGCTGTTGCCTCCGTAAAACCCACTGCGTGTCATCCACGAGTCTACCCATACCCGGCAAACTTCGCCCAGCCTTAGTGGCTGGAGCGTAGGGTGACGGGACAAAAGCTCACCTCTACTCCGAAAGCAAAAGCAAAAGGGTGAGACGAAGAACAAGAGCAGCTACATCCTTCGCGCAGTATCGCACCGCGATTGAGGTGATTTATTTTGATATCACACCGATTCTCAAATCTTCCTCAGACACAGGCACCTCATGACATCGATTACTACGCGCAAGCTGCGTTTGTCCGCCCTGGCATCGATCCCCGCTCTCCTGCTTTCAGGCTGCGGTTTCGGAACGAGAAACATTACTTCGACTCCTTCAGCCGTTCGCGGAACCGTTTTTGGCGGCCAGCAGCCTGTCACGGGCTCGACCATTACCGTTTGGCAGGCTGGAGAAACCGGCTACGGCAGCGACCCGACCCAGTTGGCACAGACGACCACCGACGGCACAGGCAGCTTCAGTATTCCTGCGGGAAGCTACACCTGCACGGATGCCTCTGCCCCCGTTTACATCACAGCCTCGGGCGGCTATGCCAACCCCGCTTACGCCAACCCGAATATCCTTCTGGCTGCGGGCCTCGGCGCCTGCGGAACGGCACCCCAGGCGATCGTCAACATCAACGAAGTCACCACGGCGGCGACAGCCTATGCGCTCTCGCACTTCTTCACCACGGTCTTTGGTTCGTCCTCGACGAACGGCTTTGGCGCGACCCCAGGGGACATGGCTTCGCTTGAGCTTTCAAACGCCAACACCATTTCCATGCTGGTCGATATTCCGAGTGGTGTAGCCCGCGCCAGCAGCAATGGCATCACCCGCGAAGACACTCGTCTGAACACGATCGCCAACATCCTGGCCGCGTGCGTCAACGACTCTTCG carries:
- a CDS encoding NADH-quinone oxidoreductase subunit I, coding for MSIVRNIGAIAKGMSITLGEAFKPTEVENYPDGKGPLRGAVLQERFRGKHQLQRDENGLEKCVACFLCAAACPSNCIYIEAADNTAEQRISSAERYAKVYNIDYNRCIFCGYCVEACPTDAITHGHGFELASLNATTMVMRKEDLLVQIPVGLPKSNQEQAEVLA
- a CDS encoding homocysteine S-methyltransferase family protein, with the protein product MAEKHALAKLMEERIAIIDGAMGTTIRTYGMTEKDIRGERWANTEKDLLNNGDMFSLTQPKMIGDIHRRFLEAGADIIETNTFGATSISQSEFFVEDPRERGGRKDPAFYQEVLENPMLRDLAWEINETSARQCREWADRVGNDTGIQRFVAGAIGPLTVSLSNSPDADDPGFRVVSFDQVLVAYKEQTRALIAGGVDTLLVETIFDSLNAKAALVAIREVFDEDGLELPVQISAAVGRGGETLISAQTTEAFWNAVAHVNPLSVGLNCSLGPDLMFPFLTELSAKAKTSAVSAYPNAGLPNPLSETGFDLGPEDMGRFLGGFAQDGLINIAGGCCGNTPEHIAAIANAVKGVAPRVYGRELVTA
- the metH gene encoding methionine synthase; amino-acid sequence: METKPLRLSGSQPFTQQPGVYLMIGERTNVAGSPKFAKLIKEGKYEDAVSVARQQVENGANVIDICMDEGMIDGVAAMSRFLLLLASEPEVAKVPFMVDSSKWEVIEAGLKCLQGKGIVNSISLKEGEDKFRANARTVLKYGAAVVVMAFDEDGQAATYEDKIRICERAYRLLVDEIGFPPEDIIFDPNILTVATGMEEHNNYALDFINATRWIKQNLPHAKVSGGVSNISFSFRGNNKVREAMHSAFLYHAISAGMDMGIVNAGMLEVYEEIEPELKVLVEDVLLNRRDDATERLVDFGEALKAAGAGTSAAEEKKVEEWRSGTVEARLSHALVKGIDTYIDEDTEEARAKLGRPLLVIEGPLMAGMSVVGDLFGAGKMFLPQVVKSARVMKKAVAYLTPFMEEEKAALAAAGIEVKAQGKIVLATVKGDVHDIGKNIVGVVLACNNYEVIDMGVMVPAEKILERAKEVRADIIGLSGLITPSLDEMVHVAREMERQGFKVPLLIGGATTSRAHTAIKIAPHYSQPVVHVTDASRAVPVTTSLLSEESSEAFKLQHAAEYEAVRQQHSAPQQKLLPIEKARKLRTPIEWREEDLAKPSFTGVRVLEGFPLEELVPYVDWSPFFHAWGLRGLYPRILSDEKQGSEATKLFADGQAMLDLMVREKWVQARGVYGLFEANAEGDDVVLADGTKLFFLRQQTAREGDVCRALSDFIAPRETGLKDSIGMFAVTSGIGLKEIVERFRAEHDDYSAIMAEAIADRLAEAFAERLHKIVRDEWGFGLTENLTPEELIREGYRGIRPAPGYPACPDHTEKGTIWKQLDVEAQTGIVLTESFAMWPGSSISGIYFAHPEARYLSLGKIDRDQAEDYAARKGWTLAEVERWLGPNLGYEPGA